Proteins from a single region of Trichomycterus rosablanca isolate fTriRos1 chromosome 16, fTriRos1.hap1, whole genome shotgun sequence:
- the LOC134330920 gene encoding EF-hand calcium-binding domain-containing protein 9-like: MLDAHNTNTLNDIQFYKHVTDLKKKEIMLTFDMLDWNSTGEIGFDEFYMLVCVLLCTEHHTEKHFLSQHSRTVFELMDRDGDGAISLSEFQDSGFLFNLESYSLKTALHELDFSEHTEETLLQGFKGFCHGLH, translated from the exons atgttggaTGCTCACAACACCAACACATTAAATG ACATTCAGTTCTACAAACATGTTACAGACTTGAAGAAGAAGGAGATCATGCTAACTTTTGACATGCTGGACTGGAATTCAACTGGAGAGATTGGCTTTGATGAATTTTACATGCTGGTCTGTGTTCTGCTCTGTACTGAG CACCACACagaaaagcattttctttcCCAGCACTCGAGGACAGTCTTTGAGCTGATGGACAGGGATGGTGATGGAGCCATCAGCCTCTCAGAGTTCCAAGATTCTGGCTTCCTCTTTAATCTCGAGAGCTACTCCCTTAAGACGGCTTTACATGAGTTAGATTTTTCTGAACATACAGAAG AAACTCTACTACAAGGATTTAAAGGTTTTTGTCATGGCTTGCATTGA